From a region of the Pectobacterium aquaticum genome:
- a CDS encoding SDR family oxidoreductase: MAFITLITGGSRGIGRATACYLAGKGHKICIGYRTQQDSAYSVLDEIRANGGTAIAVQVDIADEEQVIELFKRTDEELGCLTGLVNNAAMLKPQATIEQLDTVRLNDIFATNTIGSFLCAREAVKRMAFRHGGKGGAIVNVSSAAARLGSPHEYIDYAASKGALDTLTIGLSLEVADQGIRVNAVRPGFIYTDMHADGGEPARVDRIKHSLPMKRGGHPMEVAQAIGWLLSDEASYVTGNFIDLAGGK, from the coding sequence ATGGCATTCATTACGTTAATTACTGGCGGTTCGCGCGGCATTGGCCGCGCAACCGCGTGCTATCTGGCAGGCAAAGGCCACAAGATTTGCATCGGCTACCGCACCCAGCAGGACAGTGCATATAGCGTTCTCGACGAGATTCGCGCTAACGGTGGGACGGCCATCGCCGTTCAGGTCGATATCGCCGATGAAGAGCAGGTTATCGAGCTTTTTAAGCGAACGGATGAAGAACTTGGCTGCCTCACCGGTCTGGTGAATAACGCCGCGATGCTGAAACCTCAAGCCACCATTGAACAGCTTGATACCGTGCGGCTTAACGATATTTTTGCCACCAACACGATTGGCAGCTTTCTCTGTGCCCGAGAAGCGGTCAAGCGTATGGCGTTCCGTCATGGCGGAAAAGGCGGGGCTATCGTCAACGTGTCATCCGCCGCCGCTAGGCTGGGTTCACCGCATGAATATATTGATTATGCGGCGTCAAAAGGCGCGCTTGATACGCTGACGATTGGCTTATCGCTGGAGGTCGCCGATCAGGGCATTCGAGTGAACGCCGTGCGTCCCGGTTTTATTTATACCGATATGCATGCTGACGGCGGCGAACCGGCAAGAGTGGATCGCATCAAGCACTCGCTCCCCATGAAACGGGGCGGCCACCCGATGGAAGTCGCACAGGCAATAGGCTGGCTGTTATCGGATGAGGCGTCCTATGTCACAGGGAATTTTATCGACTTGGCAGGCGGGAAATGA
- a CDS encoding glycoside hydrolase family 88/105 protein codes for MTVFSVKHSPLLRQPERFISREDLKALICRITDNLVNIEDKTGEFLLRLDDGRVIDTKGWAGWEWTHGIGLYGIYQYYQQTGDEQMRAIIDDWFTERLAEGTPTKNVNTVCPFLTLAYRYEETGDARWLPYLERWAEWVMYEMPRTDKQGLQHIVYNNENHQQLWDDTLMMSVLPLAKIGKLLNRPEFVEEATYQFLLHVQYLMDRESGLWFHGWTFEGQHNYAKARWARGNSWLTIVIPEFIELLDLPENNATRRFLLQVLESQIEALAKYQDDSGLWHTLIDDPNSYLESSATAGFAYGILKAVRKRYVDPSYAEVAEKAIRGVINHVNKDGELTQVSFGTAMGNDLDFYRNIALTSMPYGQAMAILCLAEYLRVYL; via the coding sequence ATGACCGTATTCAGTGTAAAACATAGCCCGCTTTTACGTCAGCCAGAACGCTTCATCTCCCGCGAGGATCTGAAGGCGCTGATTTGCCGTATCACCGACAATCTGGTGAATATTGAGGATAAAACCGGTGAGTTTTTGTTACGGCTGGACGATGGTCGGGTAATTGATACCAAAGGCTGGGCGGGTTGGGAATGGACGCACGGCATCGGGCTGTATGGGATTTACCAGTATTACCAGCAGACGGGCGACGAGCAGATGCGCGCCATCATCGACGACTGGTTTACCGAGCGTCTGGCGGAAGGTACGCCGACGAAGAACGTGAACACCGTATGCCCGTTTTTGACGCTGGCTTATCGCTATGAAGAAACGGGCGATGCGCGCTGGCTGCCGTATCTGGAGCGCTGGGCGGAGTGGGTGATGTACGAAATGCCGCGCACGGATAAGCAGGGCTTGCAGCATATTGTTTATAACAACGAAAACCATCAGCAGCTGTGGGATGACACGCTGATGATGAGCGTGCTGCCGCTGGCGAAAATTGGCAAGCTGTTAAACCGGCCTGAGTTTGTGGAAGAAGCCACGTATCAGTTCCTGCTGCACGTGCAATATCTGATGGATCGCGAAAGCGGCCTGTGGTTCCACGGCTGGACGTTCGAAGGACAACACAACTACGCGAAGGCTCGCTGGGCACGTGGTAACAGCTGGCTGACGATCGTTATTCCTGAATTTATCGAACTGCTGGATCTGCCGGAAAATAACGCCACGCGCCGCTTCCTGTTGCAGGTACTGGAAAGCCAGATTGAAGCCTTGGCGAAATATCAGGATGACAGCGGCCTGTGGCACACGCTGATCGACGATCCGAATTCGTACCTTGAAAGCTCGGCAACCGCCGGTTTTGCCTACGGGATCCTGAAAGCGGTGCGCAAGCGCTACGTGGACCCGAGTTACGCTGAAGTGGCGGAGAAAGCGATTCGCGGCGTAATTAATCACGTCAATAAGGACGGTGAACTGACGCAGGTGTCATTCGGCACCGCGATGGGCAACGATTTGGATTTCTACCGCAACATCGCCTTGACCTCCATGCCGTACGGTCAGGCAATGGCGATTCTGTGTCTGGCGGAATACCTGCGGGTCTATTTGTAA
- the queD gene encoding 6-carboxytetrahydropterin synthase QueD yields the protein MVTTLFKDFQFEAAHHLPHVPDGHKCGRLHGHSFMVRLEITGEVDPHTGWVMDFSELKAAFKPTWERLDHHYLNEIPGLENPTSEVLAHWIWHQLKPTLPLLSAVMVKETCTAGCVYKGE from the coding sequence ATGGTCACTACACTATTTAAAGATTTTCAGTTTGAAGCCGCGCATCATCTGCCTCACGTACCAGACGGCCACAAATGCGGACGACTGCATGGGCACTCTTTCATGGTGAGACTGGAAATTACCGGTGAAGTAGATCCACATACCGGCTGGGTGATGGATTTCTCTGAGCTGAAAGCCGCGTTCAAACCTACGTGGGAACGATTGGATCATCACTATCTGAACGAGATCCCCGGTCTGGAAAACCCGACCAGCGAAGTGCTGGCACACTGGATCTGGCATCAGTTGAAGCCGACATTACCGCTGCTCAGCGCCGTCATGGTGAAAGAAACCTGCACTGCCGGCTGCGTCTATAAAGGCGAGTAA
- the queE gene encoding 7-carboxy-7-deazaguanine synthase QueE, with amino-acid sequence MQYPINEMFQTLQGEGYFTGVPAVFVRLQGCPVGCSWCDTKHTWDKLAERETSLDQVLVKTEESDAWGAASADDILALMVQQGYTARHIVITGGEPCIHDLAPLTLQLEKQGFSCQIETSGTHDVRCSPKTWVTVSPKVNMRGGMKVLDQALQRADEIKHPVARERDIEALDALLARLDDDKSRIVALQPISQKDDATKLCIETCIARNWRLSMQTHKYLNIA; translated from the coding sequence ATGCAGTACCCGATTAATGAAATGTTCCAGACGTTACAGGGCGAAGGCTATTTTACCGGTGTGCCGGCGGTGTTTGTGCGCCTGCAAGGCTGCCCAGTTGGCTGTAGCTGGTGCGATACCAAACATACCTGGGACAAACTGGCAGAGCGGGAAACCTCATTGGATCAGGTGCTGGTAAAAACGGAAGAAAGCGATGCCTGGGGTGCGGCGAGTGCGGACGACATTCTTGCGCTGATGGTGCAGCAAGGCTACACGGCGCGCCATATTGTGATCACCGGTGGTGAACCCTGCATCCACGATTTGGCACCGCTAACGCTACAGCTGGAAAAGCAGGGCTTTAGTTGCCAGATCGAAACCAGCGGTACGCATGACGTGCGCTGTTCGCCCAAAACCTGGGTGACGGTATCGCCGAAAGTGAATATGCGCGGCGGTATGAAAGTGCTCGATCAGGCCCTGCAACGGGCGGATGAGATCAAACACCCGGTGGCGCGTGAACGTGACATTGAGGCGTTGGATGCATTACTGGCACGGCTTGATGATGATAAGTCGCGGATTGTGGCACTACAGCCGATCAGTCAGAAAGACGATGCGACTAAACTGTGTATCGAGACCTGCATCGCCCGCAACTGGCGGCTGTCTATGCAGACACATAAATACCTGAATATCGCCTGA
- a CDS encoding ABC transporter substrate-binding protein, protein MRLPGLIAIAFSALCSFAQAAEPVELRLSWWGGNSRHQATLTALEAFQKKYPHISVKPEYTGWDGHLSRLTTQIASGEEPDVLQVNWNWLPIFSKTGTGFYDLNTLTDTLKLQDFPEDALKPATIDGKVNAISTSLNALVMYYNTETWKKAGLPYPTTWDELFHAGKVFKEKLGDNYFPIASPAQDSGEGMLELINYYMTQKYQIGMIDEKNKRFNYSEAQWIEAFRFYKRLIDEHVMPSSKYYNAFGKVGMYETRPWINGEYGGAHLWISVVKKYADPLAAPSKLELGPYIMTPGSDNSGQFFKPSMLFAISKTTKHPKEAALLLNYLMNDPEGALLMGTERGIPLSRIARQALEEKQKLDTNDLSVAGLSMALQKPMQTPVSSYLEDPQLASLILQTIEQLDYGKKSVEESAKNFSNSGERILKRMIR, encoded by the coding sequence ATGAGATTACCTGGACTGATTGCCATCGCCTTCTCTGCGCTCTGTTCGTTCGCGCAGGCTGCTGAACCCGTAGAATTACGCCTCTCTTGGTGGGGAGGAAACAGCCGCCATCAGGCGACCTTGACCGCGCTGGAAGCGTTTCAGAAAAAGTATCCGCACATCAGCGTGAAACCAGAATATACCGGTTGGGACGGGCACTTATCCCGCCTGACGACGCAGATTGCCAGCGGCGAAGAACCGGATGTGCTACAGGTTAACTGGAACTGGCTGCCGATTTTTTCCAAGACCGGCACCGGCTTTTATGACCTGAATACGCTGACTGATACGCTGAAATTGCAGGATTTCCCCGAAGATGCGCTGAAGCCAGCGACGATCGATGGCAAAGTGAACGCGATTTCTACTTCGCTGAATGCACTGGTGATGTATTACAACACGGAAACCTGGAAGAAGGCCGGGCTGCCGTATCCCACCACCTGGGATGAGCTGTTCCATGCGGGCAAGGTGTTTAAAGAGAAACTGGGCGATAACTATTTCCCCATTGCTTCACCTGCGCAGGACAGCGGTGAAGGCATGCTGGAATTGATCAACTATTACATGACGCAGAAGTACCAGATCGGCATGATCGATGAAAAGAATAAACGCTTTAACTACAGTGAGGCGCAGTGGATCGAGGCGTTTCGCTTCTATAAGCGTTTGATCGACGAGCATGTGATGCCGTCTTCGAAGTATTACAACGCGTTCGGCAAAGTCGGCATGTATGAAACACGTCCCTGGATTAACGGTGAATACGGTGGGGCGCATCTGTGGATTTCGGTGGTGAAGAAATACGCCGATCCACTGGCGGCACCCAGTAAGCTCGAATTAGGTCCGTACATCATGACGCCGGGATCGGACAACTCTGGGCAGTTCTTCAAACCGTCAATGCTGTTTGCCATCAGTAAAACTACCAAGCACCCGAAAGAAGCGGCACTGTTGTTGAATTATCTGATGAACGATCCTGAAGGCGCGCTGCTGATGGGCACCGAGCGCGGCATTCCGCTCAGCCGTATCGCCAGACAAGCGCTGGAAGAAAAACAGAAACTGGATACGAACGATCTGTCGGTTGCTGGGCTCTCAATGGCGTTGCAAAAACCGATGCAAACGCCGGTGTCCTCGTATCTTGAAGATCCACAGTTGGCCAGCCTGATCCTGCAAACCATCGAACAGCTCGACTATGGCAAGAAGAGCGTGGAAGAGTCGGCGAAAAATTTCAGCAATTCAGGCGAACGTATTCTGAAACGTATGATTCGTTAA
- a CDS encoding MBL fold metallo-hydrolase, whose product MKLLKPLALLFVSCAFVPAFSQAQDIAQIKTQPGYYRMMLGQFEITALSDGTNTMPMDKLLQRTPPEKITELLAEKALTPQVETSINAYLVNTGKHLILIDTGNGKQSNPTVGKVLPNLIAAGYKPEQVDTVLMTHLHGDHFGGLVQDNKLNYPNANVYVSQPETDFWLNPENLKNAPEGRKAAFQRVQNLFDTIRKENKLKTFSAQQTTLLPGVTAIPSPGHTPGHTSFLIESEGKKLLAWGDIIHAEAVQMSLPATTISFDSNMDQATESRNKALADAASQGYWVAGAHLPFPGIGHVGTRLERNGTTNGYRWLPVNYSVAGLKN is encoded by the coding sequence ATGAAGTTACTGAAACCACTGGCCCTATTATTCGTCTCGTGTGCCTTTGTGCCTGCATTTTCTCAGGCGCAGGATATCGCGCAGATTAAAACGCAGCCGGGCTATTACCGCATGATGCTGGGCCAGTTCGAAATTACCGCCCTGTCTGACGGCACCAATACCATGCCGATGGATAAGCTGTTACAGCGCACCCCGCCGGAAAAAATCACCGAACTGCTGGCAGAAAAAGCGCTGACGCCGCAGGTAGAAACCTCTATCAACGCCTATTTGGTCAATACCGGCAAACACCTGATTCTAATCGACACAGGTAACGGCAAGCAGAGCAACCCTACGGTCGGAAAAGTGCTGCCGAACCTGATTGCGGCGGGCTATAAACCTGAACAGGTCGATACCGTATTGATGACTCACCTGCACGGCGACCATTTTGGCGGTCTGGTGCAGGACAATAAACTCAACTACCCGAATGCCAACGTGTATGTCAGCCAGCCAGAAACCGACTTCTGGCTCAACCCAGAAAACCTGAAGAATGCCCCTGAAGGCAGAAAAGCAGCGTTCCAACGCGTGCAAAACCTCTTTGATACCATTCGCAAAGAGAACAAGCTGAAAACGTTCTCGGCTCAACAGACAACACTGCTGCCCGGTGTCACCGCGATTCCGAGCCCGGGACATACGCCGGGGCACACGTCTTTTCTGATCGAGAGCGAAGGCAAGAAACTGCTGGCATGGGGAGACATCATTCATGCCGAAGCGGTGCAAATGAGCTTACCGGCCACCACCATCAGCTTTGACTCAAATATGGATCAGGCGACGGAATCCCGTAATAAAGCGCTGGCCGACGCCGCCAGTCAGGGTTACTGGGTTGCAGGCGCTCACCTACCCTTCCCCGGCATCGGCCACGTCGGTACGCGTCTGGAACGCAACGGCACCACCAACGGCTATCGCTGGCTTCCGGTGAATTACAGTGTGGCAGGGTTAAAGAACTAG
- the cysI gene encoding assimilatory sulfite reductase (NADPH) hemoprotein subunit, with amino-acid sequence MSEKYVFSEKHPGPLVVEGKLADAERMKTESNFLRGTIAEDLNDGLTGGFKGDNFLLIRFHGMYQQDDRDIRAERAEQKLEPRHAMLLRCRLPGGVITPEQWLRIDKFATENTIYGSIRITNRQTFQYHGILKSNVKPVHQMLNSIGLDALATANDMNRNVLCTSNPIESELHQQAYEWAKKISEHLLPRTRAYAEIWMDQEKVATTDEEPILGSTYLPRKFKTTVVIPPQNDIDLHANDLNFVAIADNGRLVGFNVLVGGGLSIAHGDKETYPRTASELGYISIEHTLAIAEAVVTTQRDWGNRTNRKNAKTKYTLERVGVDNFKQEVEARAGVKFEAVRPYEFTGRGDRIGWVKGIDNKWHLTLFIENGRVLDYPGRPLKTGLAEIAKIHKGDFRLTANQNLIIAGVPARSKAKIEALAREHGLIDDGVSEQRKNSMACVSFPTCPLAMAEAERFLPEFVTKVEGIMQQHGVGDEHIVLRVTGCPNGCGRAMLAEIGLVGKAMGRYNVHLGGNREGTRIPRMYRENINETEILAEIDRLIGLWAQDRQPNEGFGDFVIRTNIIKPVLDPARDFYD; translated from the coding sequence ATGAGTGAAAAATACGTTTTCAGTGAAAAACACCCTGGTCCCTTGGTGGTAGAAGGGAAACTCGCTGACGCAGAGCGCATGAAGACAGAAAGTAATTTCCTGCGCGGCACGATTGCTGAAGACCTGAACGATGGTCTGACCGGTGGTTTTAAGGGCGATAACTTTCTGCTGATCCGTTTTCACGGTATGTATCAGCAGGATGACCGCGATATTCGCGCCGAACGTGCCGAGCAGAAGCTGGAGCCGCGCCATGCGATGCTGCTGCGCTGCCGTCTGCCCGGTGGCGTGATAACGCCAGAGCAGTGGCTGCGGATCGACAAATTTGCGACTGAAAATACGATCTATGGCAGCATTCGCATCACGAACCGCCAGACGTTCCAGTATCACGGCATTCTCAAATCGAACGTGAAACCGGTACACCAGATGCTGAATAGCATCGGGCTGGATGCGCTGGCGACGGCGAATGACATGAACCGTAACGTGCTGTGTACGTCTAACCCGATAGAATCCGAACTGCATCAGCAGGCGTATGAGTGGGCGAAAAAGATTTCTGAGCATCTGCTGCCGCGCACGCGGGCTTATGCTGAGATCTGGATGGATCAGGAAAAAGTGGCAACGACGGATGAAGAGCCGATTTTAGGTTCAACGTATCTGCCGCGTAAGTTCAAAACCACAGTGGTGATCCCGCCGCAGAATGATATCGATCTGCATGCGAACGATCTCAACTTCGTTGCGATTGCCGATAACGGCCGTCTGGTGGGCTTCAACGTGCTGGTGGGCGGTGGACTCTCTATCGCGCACGGCGACAAAGAAACTTACCCGCGTACCGCCAGTGAGCTGGGCTACATTTCCATTGAGCATACGCTGGCCATCGCGGAAGCGGTGGTGACCACACAGCGCGATTGGGGTAACCGGACCAACCGTAAAAATGCGAAAACCAAGTACACGCTGGAGCGTGTGGGCGTAGACAACTTCAAGCAGGAAGTGGAAGCGCGTGCTGGTGTCAAATTTGAAGCGGTGCGCCCTTATGAATTCACCGGACGTGGCGATCGCATCGGTTGGGTAAAAGGCATCGACAATAAATGGCATCTGACGCTGTTTATCGAAAACGGTCGTGTTCTGGATTATCCGGGCCGTCCGTTGAAAACCGGTCTGGCGGAAATTGCCAAGATCCACAAAGGGGATTTCCGGTTAACGGCGAACCAGAATTTGATCATTGCGGGCGTTCCTGCGCGTAGCAAAGCGAAGATTGAGGCGCTGGCGCGTGAGCACGGCCTGATTGATGACGGCGTCAGCGAGCAGCGCAAGAATTCGATGGCCTGTGTGTCGTTCCCGACCTGTCCGCTGGCGATGGCGGAAGCCGAACGCTTCCTGCCGGAGTTCGTCACGAAAGTGGAAGGCATCATGCAGCAGCACGGCGTGGGCGATGAACATATCGTTCTGCGTGTGACGGGCTGCCCGAACGGCTGCGGCCGTGCGATGCTGGCAGAAATCGGCTTGGTGGGTAAAGCGATGGGGCGTTATAACGTGCACCTTGGCGGGAATCGCGAGGGGACACGCATTCCTCGTATGTATCGTGAAAATATTAATGAAACCGAGATCCTCGCGGAAATCGATCGGCTTATCGGGCTGTGGGCGCAAGATCGCCAGCCGAATGAAGGCTTCGGTGATTTCGTGATTCGTACCAACATCATTAAACCGGTGCTGGATCCCGCTCGCGATTTTTATGACTGA
- a CDS encoding glycoside hydrolase family 28 protein: MKHSIQSYSPAADGITPDTAIFQQAIDRIAAQGGGTLTVEPGRYLLGGLLLPSNFCLQLEAGAELIVSGDYEQFTQATTISMAELSHRAFLYAYQQRNITICGQGKIMGNADAYFSAEPDDQGYRLPAQHRPRIVVFEDCEHVRLCDFTIEHAPMWTVHLVSCRQIIVERLTIDNDLSMANTDALDLDSCQQVQISNCSLSAADDALCIKTTHKPPHLQRKVQQVVISNCLLRSKSCALKIGTETFADIEDISVSNCAIYDTNRAIGLISRDGGAFRRLQFSNITFQCVAAHPCHWGKADPIFISVRYRDPAIEPGRIEAVQFSQIAGVSEGAINLHSTPAGYIRDIHFHAVHLEQRQSDSSEQGMYDVRPPCNPERPTGMGLDNAYRVDPATGRAFGVDHYPGGMPALFARGVVNLTTRHMTIRRPDPLPSGWHHAAIVQQEE; this comes from the coding sequence ATGAAGCACTCTATTCAGTCATACTCCCCCGCCGCCGACGGCATCACGCCGGATACTGCCATCTTTCAGCAGGCTATCGATCGGATTGCGGCACAGGGTGGCGGCACCCTGACGGTCGAACCGGGGCGCTATCTATTAGGGGGATTACTGCTGCCTTCCAATTTTTGTCTGCAATTGGAGGCAGGCGCTGAGCTCATCGTCAGCGGTGACTATGAACAGTTTACGCAGGCCACGACGATCAGCATGGCCGAGCTGTCGCACCGCGCGTTTCTTTATGCCTACCAACAACGCAATATCACGATCTGCGGTCAGGGTAAGATCATGGGAAATGCCGACGCCTATTTCTCTGCGGAGCCCGACGATCAAGGCTATCGCCTGCCTGCACAGCATCGCCCGCGCATTGTGGTCTTTGAGGATTGCGAACACGTCCGCCTGTGTGATTTTACGATTGAACACGCCCCGATGTGGACCGTGCATCTGGTCAGCTGTCGCCAAATCATCGTCGAACGGCTGACGATTGATAACGATCTGAGCATGGCGAATACCGACGCGCTGGATCTTGATAGCTGCCAGCAGGTGCAAATCAGCAACTGCTCGCTGAGCGCTGCCGACGATGCACTGTGCATCAAAACCACCCATAAGCCGCCCCATCTACAGCGTAAGGTGCAGCAGGTCGTCATCAGCAATTGCCTACTGCGATCCAAGAGCTGCGCCCTAAAGATCGGCACCGAAACCTTTGCCGACATCGAGGATATTTCCGTCAGCAACTGCGCCATTTACGATACCAACCGTGCGATCGGCCTGATCTCACGCGATGGTGGCGCGTTCCGACGCCTACAGTTCAGCAACATCACGTTCCAGTGCGTTGCTGCACATCCCTGCCATTGGGGCAAAGCCGATCCGATCTTTATCTCCGTACGCTATCGCGATCCCGCCATCGAGCCGGGCCGGATCGAAGCGGTACAGTTTTCCCAGATCGCCGGTGTCAGCGAGGGGGCGATTAACCTGCACAGCACGCCCGCAGGCTACATTCGGGATATTCATTTCCATGCCGTGCATCTCGAACAGCGGCAGAGCGACTCATCGGAACAGGGCATGTACGATGTACGCCCCCCTTGTAACCCAGAGCGCCCGACGGGAATGGGACTGGATAATGCGTATCGGGTCGATCCAGCGACAGGCCGCGCCTTCGGTGTCGACCATTACCCAGGCGGCATGCCCGCGCTCTTTGCCCGTGGCGTTGTGAACCTGACCACCCGCCACATGACGATCCGCCGCCCCGATCCGCTACCATCAGGCTGGCATCACGCCGCGATCGTGCAGCAGGAAGAATAA
- the cysJ gene encoding NADPH-dependent assimilatory sulfite reductase flavoprotein subunit, whose product MTTPVSPTSLLPLSVEQLTRLQAATGDFSSTQLAWLSGYFWGLVQQPGNVQPGAIAATATTASAVTVPVQTITLISASQTGNARRVAEQLRDDLLAAKLSVNLVNAGDYKFKQIGQEKLLLIVASTQGEGEPPEEAVALHKFLLSKKAPEMKDTAFAVFGLGDTSYEFFSKAGKDFDSRLAELGAERLLDRVDADVDYQGLAEQWRRQLVDILQARVPVQGEAVAQIAAQGALDEITSSPYSKSSPLHATFAVNQKVTGRNSEKDVRHIEIDLGDSGLRYQPGDALGVWFDNDPALVQELLELLWLKGDESVSVDGKTLPLSQALKSHFELTQNTAPIVEKYAALSRNETLLSLLADKPALQQFAQRTPLVDMVRQAPTELTAEQLLGLLRPLTPRLYSIASSQAEVESEVHITVGVVRYEYEGRERAGGASSYLADRLSEDDEIRVFIEHNDNFRLPANSDAPVIMIGPGTGIAPFRAFMQQRDADGAEGKNWLFFGNPHFTEDFLYQVEWQRYVKDGLLTHIDLAWSRDQANKVYVQDKLREKGAEVWRWIQDGAHLYVCGDANRMAKDVERALLDVIVEHGGMDSEQADEFLSDLRLERRYQRDVY is encoded by the coding sequence ATGACTACCCCGGTTTCCCCCACTTCATTGCTTCCGCTGAGTGTGGAGCAATTAACGCGTTTACAGGCGGCAACCGGTGATTTCTCATCGACGCAGCTGGCCTGGCTATCCGGCTATTTCTGGGGGCTGGTACAGCAGCCTGGGAACGTGCAGCCGGGGGCGATCGCCGCCACGGCAACGACGGCATCCGCAGTCACGGTGCCAGTACAAACGATTACGCTGATTTCTGCCTCACAGACTGGCAATGCACGTCGGGTAGCGGAACAGCTGCGTGACGATCTGCTGGCAGCCAAGCTGTCCGTCAATCTGGTCAATGCGGGTGATTACAAATTCAAGCAAATCGGACAGGAAAAACTGCTGCTGATCGTCGCCTCGACGCAGGGGGAAGGGGAGCCGCCGGAAGAAGCCGTCGCGCTGCACAAGTTCCTGCTGTCCAAAAAAGCCCCGGAGATGAAAGACACCGCGTTTGCCGTGTTTGGTCTGGGTGATACCTCTTACGAATTCTTCAGCAAGGCGGGTAAAGATTTCGATAGCCGTCTGGCTGAGTTAGGCGCTGAACGCCTGCTGGATCGCGTGGATGCCGATGTGGATTATCAGGGGCTTGCCGAACAATGGCGACGTCAACTGGTTGATATTTTGCAGGCGCGGGTGCCGGTTCAGGGCGAAGCCGTCGCGCAGATTGCCGCTCAGGGCGCACTGGATGAAATTACCAGCAGCCCGTACAGCAAATCCTCACCGCTGCATGCCACGTTTGCCGTTAATCAGAAAGTGACCGGGCGTAACTCCGAAAAGGATGTTCGCCATATCGAGATCGACTTGGGCGATTCCGGTTTGCGTTACCAGCCGGGAGATGCGCTGGGCGTGTGGTTCGATAACGATCCTGCGCTGGTGCAGGAATTGCTGGAACTGCTGTGGCTGAAAGGCGATGAATCCGTCAGCGTTGACGGCAAGACGCTGCCACTATCGCAGGCGCTGAAAAGCCACTTTGAACTGACGCAGAACACCGCGCCGATTGTCGAGAAATACGCGGCACTGTCGCGTAATGAAACGCTGCTGTCGCTGTTGGCCGATAAACCTGCGCTTCAGCAGTTCGCACAGCGCACACCGCTGGTGGATATGGTGCGACAAGCGCCGACGGAACTGACGGCGGAGCAACTGCTGGGCCTGCTGCGTCCGCTGACGCCGCGTCTTTACTCTATTGCTTCCTCGCAGGCGGAAGTCGAAAGCGAAGTGCACATCACCGTTGGCGTGGTGCGCTACGAATACGAAGGCCGCGAGCGCGCCGGTGGCGCTTCCAGCTATCTGGCCGATAGGCTGAGTGAAGACGATGAAATCCGCGTCTTCATCGAACATAACGATAACTTCCGTTTGCCTGCTAACTCCGACGCGCCGGTCATCATGATTGGGCCTGGCACCGGAATCGCGCCGTTCCGTGCGTTTATGCAGCAGCGCGATGCCGATGGGGCAGAAGGGAAAAACTGGCTGTTCTTCGGTAACCCACACTTTACGGAAGATTTTCTGTATCAGGTTGAATGGCAGCGCTACGTCAAAGATGGACTGCTAACCCATATCGACTTGGCTTGGTCACGCGATCAGGCGAACAAGGTCTATGTGCAGGACAAACTGCGGGAAAAAGGCGCGGAAGTCTGGCGCTGGATTCAAGACGGTGCACACTTGTACGTGTGTGGTGATGCCAACCGTATGGCGAAAGACGTCGAGCGGGCACTGCTGGACGTGATAGTTGAGCATGGCGGCATGGACAGTGAACAGGCCGATGAGTTTTTAAGCGATCTGCGCCTTGAGCGCCGTTATCAGCGAGATGTGTACTAA